One segment of Nostoc flagelliforme CCNUN1 DNA contains the following:
- a CDS encoding MerR family transcriptional regulator, whose translation MSQLYTTPEVAKLTNIPESTIRSWLRRHPEVFQFEVHVVSDEHGVKLWTEAGIELLHSRRATKTATDDDANFDAESDAPDLLESLLEEDSQRLANEYYRQLPSRTLQRIKQMRFNPTPEQRKIVELSFRAAINAGTEHLLLPTYQPMLLEGGDETD comes from the coding sequence ATGAGCCAGTTGTACACCACTCCTGAAGTAGCCAAGTTAACCAACATCCCAGAAAGCACAATCCGCAGTTGGTTACGCCGACATCCTGAAGTATTTCAATTTGAGGTTCACGTTGTCAGCGATGAACACGGCGTTAAACTCTGGACTGAAGCAGGAATTGAACTGTTGCACAGCCGACGTGCAACGAAAACTGCAACAGATGACGATGCAAATTTTGATGCAGAATCTGATGCACCCGATTTACTTGAATCACTGTTAGAGGAAGATTCGCAGCGACTAGCTAACGAATATTACCGACAGCTACCCAGTCGCACCTTGCAACGGATTAAACAGATGCGGTTTAATCCCACACCTGAACAACGCAAAATAGTCGAGTTGTCATTCCGCGCCGCAATCAACGCCGGAACTGAGCATCTACTCTTACCCACATATCAGCCGATGTTGCTAGAGGGAGGAGATGAAACAGACTAA
- a CDS encoding tyrosine-type recombinase/integrase, with protein MKNNRNGQAATLSNDEYSKIRRQIVSEKYKILFALGWYTGERWGALIQLKVSDVYDPSGKPYSEITFRATTRKKDPDGSSATRQVPIHDLLREQLAYYKPDKDSIWLFPGRDFQNHTCWRNVYDILTSAVEKAGLASKGVSTHSTRRSFVTNLHNNGVSLATIKRITGHKDIKSLERYIDIGADQLKGAIATL; from the coding sequence ATGAAAAATAACAGAAACGGACAAGCAGCTACATTGTCCAACGATGAATATTCTAAAATCCGCAGGCAAATTGTAAGTGAAAAGTACAAAATCCTTTTCGCTTTAGGGTGGTATACAGGTGAGCGCTGGGGAGCATTAATTCAGTTGAAAGTATCGGATGTTTACGATCCGAGTGGTAAGCCTTACTCAGAAATTACTTTTAGAGCTACCACGCGCAAGAAAGACCCAGACGGAAGCAGCGCAACTCGACAAGTTCCGATCCATGATCTATTACGTGAACAGTTAGCCTACTACAAACCAGACAAAGACAGTATTTGGCTTTTTCCTGGGCGAGATTTTCAAAACCATACATGCTGGCGTAATGTCTACGATATCCTCACTAGTGCTGTTGAGAAAGCAGGGCTGGCAAGTAAAGGCGTTAGCACTCACAGCACTCGCAGAAGTTTCGTTACTAATCTGCACAATAACGGTGTCAGTTTGGCAACGATTAAACGGATTACCGGACATAAAGACATCAAGTCTTTAGAACGTTATATCGATATCGGCGCTGACCAGTTGAAAGGCGCGATCGCAACTCTATAA
- a CDS encoding site-specific integrase — MKNIEHRIKEANGRLHNYGINIEQIGSRLYLRATLPPKPQSTKTNWHQQRINIAVATLDGVKLAESEGKILSLKLDTKTFDWNDYLKSELPSNRVKTICEWIQEFEKDYFQRKQRTFKTESTWKVEYQTVFKMLPVDEILNVEILKQVILATKPDTRTRKRFCLTLKLLAKFAGLDFNPDSYSGSYSYRSRQIRSLPTDKLILECYSNLENAKWQWIFGILATYGLRNHEVFFLDLEQLRAGNQIITVLAGKTGYRKIWPFHPEWFESFGLSNVKIPDINLNRNNSAIGATVSQRFRRYDCLPFKVYDLRHAWAVRTLEYGIDITLAAQQMGHSLSVHSNLYHAWIDVEHHQRAFDLAINKSNRPMPPEL; from the coding sequence ATGAAAAATATAGAACACCGAATTAAGGAGGCTAACGGAAGACTCCATAATTACGGCATAAATATTGAGCAAATTGGCAGCAGACTTTATCTGCGTGCAACACTTCCACCAAAGCCACAATCAACTAAAACAAACTGGCATCAACAAAGAATAAATATTGCTGTAGCAACTTTAGATGGCGTAAAGCTTGCTGAGAGTGAAGGTAAAATTCTCAGTTTAAAACTCGATACTAAAACCTTTGACTGGAATGATTATTTAAAATCAGAATTACCAAGTAACAGAGTGAAGACTATTTGCGAATGGATTCAGGAGTTCGAGAAAGATTATTTCCAGAGAAAGCAACGTACTTTTAAAACAGAAAGCACATGGAAGGTCGAATATCAAACAGTTTTCAAGATGTTACCCGTAGATGAAATACTTAATGTTGAAATATTAAAACAAGTAATTCTAGCAACCAAGCCAGACACTAGAACTCGGAAACGATTTTGTCTGACACTGAAATTATTAGCCAAATTTGCTGGTCTTGATTTCAATCCTGATTCTTATTCAGGAAGCTATAGCTATAGAAGCAGGCAGATCCGTAGTCTGCCGACTGATAAATTAATTCTTGAATGTTATTCCAATTTAGAAAATGCAAAATGGCAGTGGATATTCGGCATCCTTGCCACATACGGGTTAAGAAATCATGAAGTATTTTTCCTTGATTTGGAACAGTTACGAGCCGGGAATCAAATCATTACTGTGCTTGCTGGAAAGACCGGTTACAGAAAAATCTGGCCTTTTCATCCAGAGTGGTTTGAATCATTTGGATTGTCGAATGTCAAAATCCCTGATATCAACTTAAACCGAAATAATTCTGCAATTGGTGCAACCGTTAGTCAAAGATTTAGGCGATACGATTGCCTGCCATTCAAAGTTTACGATCTTCGCCACGCTTGGGCTGTTCGCACCCTAGAGTATGGAATCGATATAACCCTTGCAGCGCAGCAGATGGGGCACAGTTTGTCAGTTCACAGCAACCTTTATCATGCTTGGATCGATGTCGAGCATCACCAGAGAGCCTTTGACTTGGCGATTAATAAAAGCAATCGGCCCATGCCTCCAGAATTATGA
- a CDS encoding phosphoribulokinase yields MSRPIILGIVGDSAAGKTTLTRGIAQVLGPENVTLICTDDYHRYDRKERADIGITALHPDCNHLDIMQQHLSLLRTGQPILKPVYSHKTGTFEPPQYIKPNKFVIIEGLLGYSTRAARDSYDVKVYLAPPETLRTKWKVKRDTQKRGYTDEQVLAELEKREPDSAQFIRPQRQWSDIVISFYPPTEEADEINGHLNVRLVLRPTIPHPDFTQIINAGYGNSDSAIRLGLDRDMSKPVDVLEVDGHATLDQVNKLEHLICSDMPHLRSICDRESNPELGKIAGTTGETLQSYPLALTQLIITYHMLKATQTYQ; encoded by the coding sequence ATGAGCCGTCCAATAATTCTTGGTATTGTAGGCGACAGCGCTGCTGGGAAAACAACACTAACGCGAGGAATCGCTCAGGTACTCGGCCCAGAAAATGTTACGCTCATTTGCACAGATGATTATCACCGTTACGATCGCAAAGAACGTGCAGATATTGGGATCACCGCTCTCCACCCGGACTGCAACCACTTAGATATAATGCAGCAACATCTGTCGTTGCTACGCACAGGACAACCGATTCTCAAACCAGTTTACAGCCATAAAACCGGCACATTCGAGCCACCGCAGTATATCAAGCCCAATAAATTTGTAATTATTGAGGGATTACTCGGTTATTCTACCCGTGCTGCCCGTGATTCTTACGACGTTAAAGTTTACCTTGCACCCCCGGAAACACTACGCACTAAGTGGAAAGTTAAGCGGGATACCCAAAAGCGGGGCTACACAGATGAACAGGTATTAGCAGAATTAGAAAAGCGTGAACCAGATTCAGCACAATTTATTCGTCCGCAGCGACAATGGTCTGATATAGTCATTAGTTTCTATCCACCCACTGAGGAAGCTGATGAAATCAATGGACATTTAAATGTGCGTTTGGTGCTACGTCCGACAATTCCCCACCCAGATTTTACCCAGATTATCAACGCTGGCTATGGTAATTCTGACTCAGCAATCCGCTTGGGGCTAGACAGAGATATGAGTAAGCCCGTGGATGTCTTAGAAGTTGATGGCCATGCAACCTTAGACCAGGTGAATAAGCTAGAGCATCTTATTTGTTCTGATATGCCCCATTTACGAAGTATTTGCGATCGCGAAAGTAATCCAGAACTGGGTAAAATTGCTGGTACTACTGGGGAAACACTCCAGAGCTACCCCCTCGCTCTGACTCAGTTAATAATTACCTACCACATGCTCAAAGCGACGCAAACTTATCAATAA
- a CDS encoding DnaB-like helicase N-terminal domain-containing protein, with amino-acid sequence MTQGIYSFPQERIDFRDNSDKLPPCNIQAEEAILGGILLDPEAIYRIKDRLKPEHFYISAHRDIYQACLRLSNKSKETDLLSVTSWLNDHGILARIGGRNKLASLVTPTSVNIDHFAALVIEKAILRDVIRTGNEISALGYSTEVGLPEIISSLTEKLKSIIDTPSFQTKEENLRAQHTRLLNDLYSIYTTCVDPSFRFFRLHHLANESKVSINFLERFYLKSLTDQCSKLLNYEELKELAGSTVREWLLNGLVPKSTTILLASDGGVGKTKLAYGIGKILIQGSKFGPFQSTGEKRRILYYQGDESEGDMLQALETLGYSESDISKYVRVRFGWSAENMPTLIQDLKEFQPELVFIDSLSTANRFSIYRESEMEYARPILEMTGLANQYKTTFVIVHHTNKEGGVRGTTAIRNAVSEVWTLSKDNSQTATAYDRILEIDKSRSRSSGKKYRLMFNSEDLSFTFLGEEGDELGGPGQSAKDSTLELLASHRNIKFTSEEIAHRLGISKAYARRYLGELSADGLISVERHPAVKGEKAKPNNYFLAYEGSPKDHTSDQTPSNTGSIDSKESQLHSKLGIKKRGSDPDQYEDQTQYLGTVSNTASSDPQGAENLEKMPSTEILEDKGGVEDHLKLKGLSDNNNGSDPRTDPPPILCENIHNGQIAIESLPDKDSGSFTQSDPGGDPSGDPLPLLQEKASYWSASFKREVKIFQIFDEFSEASCQVSGRGRFSLTFTDLQCCEQSPRSDLSVGDKVVILVGKHKETFATITDIRVDGIWLKCDDRKKRLARPYFPHQLVKA; translated from the coding sequence ATGACACAAGGTATCTACTCATTCCCCCAAGAGCGAATTGATTTCAGGGACAACTCAGACAAGTTACCACCATGCAATATACAAGCAGAAGAAGCAATATTAGGTGGTATCTTATTAGACCCAGAAGCGATTTATCGTATTAAGGATAGATTAAAGCCAGAACACTTTTACATCAGTGCCCATAGAGACATTTATCAAGCTTGTCTAAGGCTATCCAACAAGTCTAAAGAAACAGATTTGTTGAGTGTTACTAGCTGGTTAAATGACCACGGTATTCTCGCCAGAATCGGCGGTAGAAACAAGCTTGCAAGCCTTGTAACGCCAACGTCGGTAAACATTGATCATTTTGCAGCACTGGTTATAGAGAAAGCAATTCTTCGAGATGTAATCCGAACGGGAAATGAAATATCAGCATTAGGATACTCAACCGAAGTAGGACTACCAGAGATTATTTCCTCACTTACAGAGAAGTTAAAATCAATAATTGATACCCCATCTTTTCAGACTAAGGAGGAAAATTTACGCGCACAACACACTAGGTTACTTAATGATTTGTACTCTATTTATACAACCTGTGTTGACCCATCTTTTAGATTTTTCAGACTCCACCATTTAGCTAACGAATCTAAAGTTTCTATAAACTTCCTAGAGCGCTTTTATCTCAAAAGCTTGACAGACCAATGTAGCAAATTACTCAACTACGAAGAACTAAAAGAGTTGGCAGGCTCGACAGTTCGAGAATGGCTACTTAATGGCTTAGTTCCCAAAAGCACCACAATCTTACTAGCTTCCGACGGTGGAGTTGGTAAAACAAAACTTGCTTATGGAATTGGGAAGATTTTGATTCAAGGTTCCAAGTTCGGCCCGTTCCAGTCCACAGGAGAGAAACGCCGCATTCTCTACTACCAGGGAGACGAAAGCGAGGGCGATATGCTCCAGGCGTTAGAAACTCTTGGCTACTCAGAGAGCGACATCAGCAAATATGTTAGGGTGCGTTTTGGTTGGAGTGCTGAGAATATGCCAACCCTGATTCAGGACTTAAAGGAGTTTCAGCCAGAGTTAGTTTTTATTGACTCGCTATCTACTGCCAACCGTTTCTCTATTTACCGCGAGTCAGAAATGGAGTATGCCCGGCCCATTCTGGAGATGACCGGGCTGGCTAATCAGTACAAAACCACCTTTGTCATCGTTCACCACACTAATAAGGAAGGTGGGGTACGCGGTACAACAGCAATTAGAAATGCAGTTAGTGAAGTCTGGACATTATCTAAAGATAATAGTCAGACTGCCACGGCTTACGATCGCATCTTAGAGATCGACAAATCGCGATCGCGCTCAAGCGGCAAGAAATATCGCCTCATGTTCAACTCCGAAGACTTGAGCTTTACCTTCCTGGGTGAAGAGGGAGACGAACTAGGCGGCCCCGGTCAATCTGCCAAGGACAGCACGTTAGAGCTATTGGCATCTCACAGAAATATCAAATTCACCAGTGAAGAGATAGCCCATCGGCTAGGCATCTCCAAAGCATACGCTCGTCGCTATCTCGGAGAATTATCAGCCGATGGGTTAATCAGCGTCGAACGCCACCCGGCGGTTAAAGGAGAGAAGGCGAAACCGAACAATTACTTTCTTGCTTACGAAGGATCACCGAAGGATCACACCTCGGATCAGACCCCTTCAAACACTGGAAGCATTGACAGCAAAGAATCACAGTTGCATTCTAAACTTGGTATAAAAAAAAGAGGATCAGACCCGGATCAGTACGAGGATCAGACCCAGTATCTAGGCACAGTAAGCAATACAGCCTCTAGTGATCCTCAAGGTGCTGAAAATCTCGAAAAAATGCCTAGCACAGAAATTTTAGAAGACAAAGGGGGGGTCGAGGATCACCTGAAGCTGAAAGGCTTGTCAGATAACAATAATGGGTCTGATCCTCGTACTGATCCTCCGCCGATCCTGTGCGAAAATATACACAATGGGCAAATAGCCATTGAATCCCTGCCAGATAAAGACTCTGGCAGTTTTACCCAGTCTGATCCGGGGGGTGATCCTTCCGGTGATCCTTTGCCTCTGCTTCAGGAGAAAGCTAGCTACTGGAGTGCATCTTTCAAACGAGAGGTAAAAATATTCCAAATCTTTGATGAGTTCTCAGAAGCGAGCTGCCAAGTGTCAGGACGAGGCAGATTTAGCCTGACCTTCACTGACTTGCAATGCTGTGAGCAATCCCCCAGGAGTGATTTAAGTGTCGGTGACAAAGTAGTAATTCTGGTTGGCAAGCATAAGGAAACCTTCGCCACCATTACCGACATTAGAGTTGATGGCATCTGGTTAAAATGTGACGATCGCAAAAAGCGTCTAGCCAGACCTTACTTCCCTCATCAATTGGTAAAAGCCTGA
- a CDS encoding flavin-containing monooxygenase, with protein MKIKQICVIGAGISGLVTAKTFVEEGYNVTVFEKQKGLGGVWEKSRSYPGLTTQNTGDTYNFSDYPMPTSYPEWPTAEDMRNYLNSYAQNFGVLERIRFQTEVTNVSRKTGERPGWVVTIRVKEGNGGETKEEKHEFDFVLVCNGIFSFPNLPSLPGKEEFAASGGRVLHSTEFNDASIIEGKRVVVVGFGKSACDIATLAANIAKKSTLVFRQPLWKVPRFFLGLVNLKYVLLTRFSEAWFPYRQMGRIETVLHTLGKPLVWAFWRTNEMLLRLQFGLDSCGMLPQQPMNQANCQITIAPPDFFKYVHSGKIQAIKTSIAKFIPDGVELANGQQLQADIVIFGTGFNQELPFLEEEYRQQIIDEDSNFNLYRYLIHPNIPQMGFVGYNSSFYCQLTSEVSAWWLLEYVKGNLLLPSPSAMYQEMAADMDWMKTQYNNVVAKATCINSFSLRYIDQLMEDMGANNQLGVWKEISQIMMPVDSSLYNKLRQELKSQRLKNVNDSPNQLTKSL; from the coding sequence ATGAAAATCAAACAAATTTGCGTGATTGGGGCTGGAATTAGCGGTCTGGTAACAGCTAAAACTTTTGTCGAAGAAGGCTACAACGTTACTGTATTCGAGAAACAAAAAGGACTTGGTGGCGTTTGGGAAAAATCTCGAAGTTATCCAGGATTAACAACCCAAAATACAGGTGACACATATAATTTTTCTGACTATCCCATGCCTACATCCTACCCAGAGTGGCCGACAGCAGAAGATATGCGGAATTACCTCAATTCATACGCCCAGAATTTTGGAGTTCTTGAGAGAATTCGCTTCCAAACGGAAGTTACTAATGTCTCCCGAAAAACAGGAGAACGACCAGGATGGGTAGTTACCATTAGAGTGAAGGAAGGTAATGGGGGTGAGACAAAAGAAGAAAAGCACGAATTTGACTTTGTGCTAGTGTGCAATGGAATATTTAGTTTTCCTAATTTACCTTCTTTGCCTGGTAAGGAGGAGTTCGCCGCATCTGGAGGACGAGTACTCCATTCTACTGAGTTTAACGATGCTTCAATCATTGAGGGTAAGCGCGTAGTTGTGGTGGGTTTTGGCAAATCTGCCTGCGACATTGCAACTTTGGCGGCGAACATAGCTAAAAAATCCACCCTTGTCTTCCGTCAACCCCTGTGGAAGGTTCCTAGATTTTTCTTGGGTTTGGTAAACCTGAAGTATGTTTTATTAACCCGCTTTTCAGAAGCTTGGTTTCCCTACCGTCAGATGGGACGGATTGAAACAGTACTGCACACTTTGGGTAAGCCACTAGTGTGGGCTTTCTGGCGGACTAACGAGATGCTGCTACGCCTGCAATTTGGTCTTGATAGCTGCGGGATGTTGCCCCAACAACCGATGAATCAAGCTAACTGTCAAATTACTATAGCTCCTCCAGATTTCTTCAAGTACGTACACTCTGGTAAAATTCAGGCAATTAAAACCAGCATCGCTAAGTTTATCCCTGATGGCGTGGAATTAGCCAATGGTCAGCAGTTGCAGGCAGATATAGTAATTTTTGGTACAGGATTTAACCAGGAACTTCCCTTTCTCGAAGAAGAATATCGCCAACAGATAATCGATGAAGACAGTAATTTTAACCTTTACCGTTATCTGATTCATCCTAATATTCCACAGATGGGTTTTGTTGGCTATAACAGCAGTTTCTATTGTCAGTTGACATCAGAAGTTAGTGCTTGGTGGCTCTTGGAGTATGTCAAAGGTAACTTGTTATTGCCTTCGCCTTCAGCAATGTATCAAGAAATGGCAGCAGATATGGATTGGATGAAAACTCAATACAATAATGTTGTAGCGAAGGCGACATGCATAAACTCGTTTTCCTTGCGTTATATTGACCAACTCATGGAAGATATGGGTGCAAATAATCAGCTTGGTGTCTGGAAGGAAATTTCACAGATTATGATGCCTGTGGATTCATCCCTCTACAACAAACTTCGACAGGAATTAAAGTCGCAAAGACTGAAAAATGTTAATGATTCTCCTAATCAATTAACCAAATCTTTGTGA
- a CDS encoding M15 family metallopeptidase domain-containing protein, with amino-acid sequence MKQTKQQRTSKVVPFTGEFYPDIPEPTPAGNNIAAFSVMLAAALIAGLSMGAISTYQSADQVQLREMKANTQQLEKVKSQVCR; translated from the coding sequence ATGAAACAGACTAAACAGCAGCGCACCAGTAAAGTTGTCCCGTTCACCGGGGAGTTTTACCCAGACATACCAGAACCCACACCAGCCGGAAATAACATCGCTGCATTTTCAGTAATGCTTGCAGCTGCATTAATTGCTGGCTTAAGCATGGGTGCAATCTCCACTTACCAGAGCGCTGATCAGGTGCAGTTGCGCGAGATGAAAGCCAACACTCAGCAGTTAGAGAAAGTTAAAAGCCAAGTTTGTAGATAG
- the rppA gene encoding two-component system response regulator RppA translates to MRILLVDDEVELTEPLSRLLTREGYTVDAAYDGTSGNEHAQTGSYDLLILDWMLPGKTGLEICQQLRRQGKTTPVLFLTAKDTLDDRVQGLDAGADDYLVKPFELRELLARVRALLRRSGSQTYETTTGRLTVADLELDCENQVAYRQGRIIELSQKESQLLQYFMEHTGQLMTHAQIMENLWQEEEQPSSNVIAALIRLLRRKIEVGKETTLIHTVYGKGYRFGASSVESV, encoded by the coding sequence ATGAGAATTTTATTAGTTGATGATGAAGTTGAACTAACTGAACCCTTGAGTCGCTTATTAACTCGTGAGGGTTACACTGTGGATGCCGCTTACGATGGGACAAGTGGCAACGAACATGCACAAACAGGCAGTTATGACCTACTAATTTTAGATTGGATGCTGCCAGGAAAAACGGGGTTAGAGATTTGTCAGCAATTGCGACGACAAGGTAAAACCACTCCGGTGCTGTTTCTCACAGCCAAAGATACTTTAGATGACCGCGTACAAGGTTTAGATGCTGGTGCTGACGACTATTTGGTTAAACCTTTTGAACTGCGGGAGTTGCTAGCGAGAGTCCGTGCTTTATTGCGTCGTTCCGGTTCTCAAACCTATGAAACCACTACCGGACGTTTAACCGTCGCTGATTTAGAACTCGATTGTGAAAATCAAGTAGCCTATCGCCAAGGACGAATAATTGAGCTATCGCAAAAAGAAAGCCAGCTACTGCAATATTTTATGGAACACACTGGACAACTAATGACTCATGCCCAGATTATGGAAAATTTGTGGCAAGAGGAAGAACAACCCAGTAGTAATGTGATTGCGGCATTAATTCGTCTGCTGCGCCGTAAGATTGAGGTAGGTAAAGAAACTACACTGATTCACACAGTCTACGGCAAAGGCTATCGTTTTGGTGCTTCGTCAGTGGAGTCAGTTTAG
- the hisG gene encoding ATP phosphoribosyltransferase, with protein sequence MLTVALPKGELLKNSIRLLQSVGLDFSAFLDSGTRQLQIPDTKGLAKALLVRAQDVPVYVEYGQAQLGVVGYDVLREKQPQVAHLVDLQFGHCRMSVAVKASSSYRSPLDLPPHGRVASKYVNCAREYFHSLDLPVEIVPLYGSVELGPITGMSEAIVDLVSTGRTLRENGLIEIATLYESTARLIAHPLSYRLNTGNLSDVIAKLREAVLVEV encoded by the coding sequence ATGCTGACTGTTGCATTGCCAAAAGGGGAACTCCTTAAAAATAGCATCCGCCTGCTACAATCTGTGGGATTAGATTTTAGTGCTTTTTTAGATTCAGGAACTCGCCAACTTCAAATTCCTGATACTAAGGGACTTGCCAAAGCTTTGTTGGTGCGGGCGCAGGATGTGCCTGTTTATGTGGAATATGGTCAGGCACAACTGGGTGTTGTTGGTTACGATGTGCTGCGAGAGAAGCAGCCGCAAGTTGCCCACTTGGTGGATTTGCAGTTTGGGCATTGTCGGATGTCGGTGGCGGTAAAAGCATCCAGTTCTTACCGATCGCCTTTAGATTTACCACCGCATGGTAGAGTTGCTTCCAAGTATGTGAACTGCGCTCGTGAATATTTCCACAGTCTGGATTTACCTGTGGAAATAGTACCGTTGTATGGTTCAGTTGAACTAGGCCCGATTACTGGAATGTCAGAAGCGATCGTGGATTTGGTTTCTACAGGGCGGACTTTACGCGAAAATGGTTTGATTGAAATTGCTACTCTCTATGAAAGCACGGCGCGGTTGATTGCCCATCCTCTGAGTTACCGCCTGAACACGGGTAATTTAAGTGATGTGATTGCCAAGCTGCGAGAAGCCGTTTTGGTAGAGGTCTAA